A single genomic interval of Streptomyces sp. BA2 harbors:
- a CDS encoding VOC family protein: protein MAPVGRLRNIVLDCQDPHQLAAFYGHLLGGEIESDTEEEDDWVTLHTPGGLRLCFQEAPGHRPPDWPHADAGSQQIHLDIDVGPTVEDVERAQERVLALGAKPLDVDDDNGERDFRVYADPAGHPFCLCWIAPA from the coding sequence ATGGCACCCGTCGGACGCCTGCGCAACATCGTGCTCGACTGCCAGGACCCCCACCAACTCGCCGCGTTCTACGGCCACTTGCTCGGCGGCGAGATCGAGAGCGATACCGAGGAGGAGGATGACTGGGTCACCCTCCACACCCCCGGCGGCCTGCGCCTCTGCTTCCAGGAAGCCCCCGGCCACCGCCCGCCCGACTGGCCGCACGCGGACGCCGGGTCGCAGCAGATCCACCTCGACATCGACGTGGGGCCGACCGTCGAGGACGTCGAGCGCGCCCAGGAACGCGTACTCGCCCTGGGCGCCAAGCCGCTCGACGTGGACGACGACAACGGCGAGCGCGACTTCCGCGTCTACGCCGATCCGGCAGGGCACCCCTTCTGCCTCTGCTGGATCGCCCCGGCCTGA
- a CDS encoding acyl-CoA dehydrogenase produces MAGSADFDLYRPSEEHDMLRDAIRSLSEAKIGPFAAAVDEEARFPQEALDALVSSDLHAVHVPESYGGTGADALATVIVIEEVARVCASSSLIPAVNKLGSLPVILSGSEELKKKYMTPLAKGEGMFSYCLSEPDAGSDAAGMKTKAVRDGDFWVLNGVKRWITNAGVSEYYTVMAVTDPTKRSKGISAFVVEKSDEGVSFGAPEKKLGIKGSPTREVYFDNVRIPADRMIGEEGTGFATAMKTLDHTRITIAAQALGIAQGALDYAKGYVQERKQFGKPIGDFQGVQFMLADMAMKIEAARQLTYAAAAKSERGDADLTFQGAAAKCFASDVAMEVTTDAVQLLGGYGYTRDYPVERMMRDAKITQIYEGTNQVQRIVMARNLP; encoded by the coding sequence TTGGCCGGATCGGCTGATTTCGACCTGTACCGCCCGTCCGAGGAGCACGACATGCTCCGTGACGCGATCCGTTCGCTCTCCGAGGCGAAGATCGGTCCGTTCGCCGCGGCGGTGGACGAGGAGGCCCGCTTCCCGCAGGAGGCGCTCGACGCCCTCGTCTCCTCCGACCTGCACGCCGTGCACGTACCGGAGAGCTATGGAGGCACGGGCGCCGACGCGCTCGCCACGGTCATCGTGATCGAGGAAGTGGCCCGCGTCTGCGCCTCGTCCTCCCTCATCCCGGCCGTGAACAAGCTGGGCTCGCTCCCCGTGATCCTCTCCGGGTCCGAGGAGCTGAAGAAGAAGTACATGACGCCGCTCGCCAAGGGCGAGGGCATGTTCTCGTACTGCCTCTCCGAGCCGGACGCCGGTTCGGACGCGGCCGGCATGAAGACGAAGGCCGTCCGTGACGGGGACTTCTGGGTCCTCAACGGCGTCAAGCGCTGGATCACGAACGCCGGCGTCTCCGAGTACTACACGGTGATGGCCGTGACCGACCCGACCAAGCGCTCGAAGGGCATCTCCGCCTTCGTCGTCGAGAAGTCGGACGAGGGCGTCTCCTTCGGCGCCCCGGAGAAGAAGCTCGGCATCAAGGGGTCGCCGACCCGCGAGGTCTACTTCGACAACGTCCGCATCCCCGCCGACCGCATGATCGGCGAGGAGGGCACGGGCTTCGCCACGGCGATGAAGACCCTGGACCACACCCGCATCACGATCGCGGCCCAGGCGCTCGGCATCGCGCAGGGCGCGCTCGACTACGCCAAGGGGTACGTCCAGGAGCGCAAGCAGTTCGGGAAGCCGATCGGCGACTTCCAGGGCGTGCAGTTCATGCTCGCGGACATGGCCATGAAGATCGAGGCCGCGCGTCAGCTGACGTACGCGGCCGCGGCCAAGTCGGAGCGCGGCGACGCGGACCTCACCTTCCAGGGTGCGGCCGCCAAGTGCTTCGCCTCGGACGTCGCGATGGAGGTCACCACGGACGCCGTCCAGCTGCTCGGCGGCTACGGCTACACGCGTGACTACCCCGTCGAGCGCATGATGCGCGACGCGAAGATCACCCAGATTTACGAAGGCACGAACCAGGTCCAGCGGATCGTCATGGCCCGCAACCTGCCGTAG
- a CDS encoding UDP-glucose dehydrogenase family protein, producing the protein MALKITVIGTGYLGATHAAAMAELGFEVLGLDVVPEKIEMLQRGEVPMYEPGLEELLRKHVAGIEGSSGRLRFTMDFAEVAAFGDVHFVCVNTPQKHGEYACDMSYVDSAFAQLAPHLTRPALVVGKSTVPVGSADRLARELAANAPVGAEAELAWNPEFLREGLAVKDTLHPDRIVVGVRSAHAEKLLREVYEGPVGEGSPFVVTDFPTAELVKTSANSFLATKISFINAMAEVCEAAGGDVVKLAEALGYDDRIGKKFLRAGIGFGGGCLPKDIRAFMARAGELGADQALTFLREIDSINMRRRGQMVEMTREALGGGSFLGKRVAVLGATFKPDSDDVRDSPALNVAGQIHLQGGQVTVYDPKGMTNAGRLFPTLAYAESAVEAVRGADVVLHLTEWREFRELDPDALGEVASQRLILDGRNALDPVVWRGAGWTYRAMGRPAA; encoded by the coding sequence ATGGCCCTCAAGATCACCGTGATCGGCACCGGCTATCTCGGCGCTACGCACGCAGCGGCCATGGCCGAGCTCGGTTTCGAGGTGCTCGGCCTCGACGTCGTGCCCGAGAAGATCGAGATGCTGCAGCGGGGCGAGGTCCCGATGTACGAGCCCGGCCTTGAGGAGCTGCTGCGCAAGCACGTCGCCGGGATCGAGGGCTCCAGCGGGCGGCTGCGCTTCACCATGGACTTCGCCGAGGTCGCGGCCTTCGGCGACGTGCACTTCGTGTGCGTGAACACCCCGCAGAAGCACGGCGAGTACGCCTGTGACATGAGCTACGTCGACAGCGCCTTCGCGCAGCTCGCCCCGCATCTGACGCGTCCCGCGCTGGTCGTCGGCAAGTCGACCGTGCCGGTCGGCTCGGCGGACCGCCTGGCGCGCGAGCTCGCCGCGAACGCTCCGGTGGGCGCCGAGGCCGAGCTGGCCTGGAACCCGGAGTTCCTGCGCGAGGGCCTCGCCGTCAAGGACACGCTGCACCCGGACCGCATCGTCGTCGGCGTACGCAGCGCGCACGCCGAGAAGCTGCTTCGCGAGGTGTACGAGGGCCCGGTCGGCGAGGGTTCGCCCTTCGTCGTGACGGACTTCCCGACCGCCGAGCTGGTGAAGACGTCGGCCAACTCCTTCCTCGCCACGAAGATCTCGTTCATCAACGCGATGGCCGAGGTGTGCGAGGCCGCGGGCGGGGACGTCGTGAAGCTGGCGGAGGCGCTCGGGTACGACGACCGGATCGGCAAGAAGTTCCTGCGGGCCGGGATCGGCTTCGGCGGCGGGTGCCTGCCGAAGGACATCCGGGCGTTCATGGCGCGGGCGGGGGAGCTGGGCGCCGACCAGGCCCTGACCTTCCTCCGCGAGATCGACTCCATCAACATGCGGCGGCGCGGGCAGATGGTGGAGATGACGCGCGAGGCGCTCGGCGGCGGGTCCTTCCTGGGCAAACGGGTCGCGGTCCTCGGCGCCACGTTCAAGCCCGACTCGGACGACGTCCGTGACTCGCCCGCGCTGAACGTCGCCGGGCAGATCCACCTCCAGGGCGGCCAGGTCACCGTGTACGACCCCAAGGGGATGACGAACGCGGGGCGGCTCTTCCCGACGCTGGCGTACGCGGAGTCCGCCGTGGAGGCGGTGCGGGGCGCCGATGTCGTACTGCACCTGACCGAGTGGCGGGAATTCCGCGAGCTGGACCCGGATGCGCTGGGCGAGGTGGCTTCCCAGCGGCTGATCCTGGACGGCCGCAATGCGCTCGACCCCGTGGTGTGGCGGGGGGCCGGGTGGACCTACCGGGCGATGGGGCGGCCTGCGGCGTAG
- a CDS encoding VOC family protein → MPLAKLGVVVLDCPDPLALATFYAAVLGGTPKDDGDGWVNLEVPGGTPLAFQAAPGHVPPQWPEAARSQQFHLDLEVERARLDAVEKEVLALGATALDAEDRERSFRVYADPAGHPFCLCAC, encoded by the coding sequence ATGCCCCTCGCCAAACTCGGCGTCGTCGTACTCGACTGTCCCGACCCCCTCGCGCTCGCCACCTTCTACGCGGCCGTCCTCGGCGGCACCCCCAAGGACGACGGCGACGGATGGGTGAACCTCGAAGTCCCCGGCGGCACACCGCTCGCGTTCCAGGCCGCCCCCGGCCACGTACCGCCGCAGTGGCCCGAGGCCGCGCGCTCGCAGCAGTTCCATCTGGACCTCGAAGTGGAGCGGGCGCGGCTGGACGCGGTCGAGAAGGAGGTGCTTGCGCTCGGCGCCACCGCGCTCGACGCGGAGGACCGCGAACGGAGTTTCCGTGTGTACGCCGACCCGGCCGGACACCCGTTCTGTCTCTGCGCCTGCTGA
- a CDS encoding LCP family protein: MSDWPDDQGNGRAYGRGSGNTQPEGARVMRHVQRGGPSGRPGQQQGGVPQQPSYDDGYGQPYGDARDDMFEPRSPRRDGYDSGYNTGQVYGSPNAGGQGGGYRQGGEGDDGYGTRAPRPAPNWRRRLKIGSITLVVVLLAVSIGTYFWADSKLKREVDLSKVIERPEGGAGTNYLIVGSDSREGMSDQDKKDLHTGSAAGKRTDSMMILHVADDGGNTMISLPRDSNVTIPSFKGAESGKLYPNQGRQTKLNAAYAEDGPELLVRTVEYNTGLKIDHYAEIGFGGFAKIVDAVGGVEMDIPKGFKDEKSGADFEAGKQTLDGKQALAFVRTRYALPGSDLDRTKNQQKFLAALANQAATPGTVMNPFKLYPTMGAGLDTLIVDKDMGLFDVASMFWAMKGVTGGDGKSMNMPLAGSTGGNLLWDKAKVKQMVEQLNNDEKVTVSGG; this comes from the coding sequence ATGAGCGATTGGCCTGACGACCAGGGCAACGGCCGCGCGTACGGCCGTGGCAGCGGGAACACCCAGCCTGAGGGTGCCCGCGTGATGCGGCATGTCCAGCGCGGCGGCCCCTCCGGCCGACCGGGCCAGCAGCAGGGAGGCGTCCCGCAGCAGCCGTCGTACGACGACGGGTACGGCCAGCCGTACGGCGACGCGCGCGACGACATGTTCGAGCCCCGCAGCCCCCGTCGGGACGGCTACGACAGCGGCTACAACACCGGTCAGGTCTACGGCTCCCCGAACGCCGGCGGTCAGGGCGGCGGCTACCGCCAGGGCGGCGAAGGCGACGACGGGTACGGCACCCGCGCTCCCCGTCCCGCCCCGAACTGGCGCCGGCGCCTCAAGATCGGCTCGATCACCCTCGTCGTCGTGCTGCTCGCCGTCTCGATCGGCACGTACTTCTGGGCCGACTCCAAGCTCAAGCGCGAGGTCGACCTCTCCAAGGTCATCGAGCGGCCCGAGGGCGGCGCGGGCACGAACTACCTGATCGTCGGCTCCGACAGCCGCGAGGGCATGTCCGACCAGGACAAGAAGGACCTCCACACCGGCTCCGCCGCGGGCAAGCGCACGGACTCGATGATGATCCTGCACGTCGCGGACGACGGCGGGAACACGATGATCTCGCTGCCCCGCGACTCGAACGTGACGATCCCCTCCTTCAAGGGCGCCGAGTCCGGCAAGCTCTACCCGAACCAGGGCCGCCAGACGAAGCTCAACGCGGCGTACGCGGAGGACGGCCCCGAGCTGCTCGTCCGCACCGTCGAGTACAACACCGGCCTGAAGATCGACCACTACGCCGAGATCGGCTTCGGCGGCTTCGCCAAGATCGTGGACGCGGTCGGCGGTGTCGAGATGGACATCCCCAAGGGCTTCAAGGACGAGAAGTCCGGCGCCGACTTCGAAGCGGGCAAGCAGACCCTCGACGGCAAGCAGGCGCTGGCGTTCGTCCGTACGCGGTACGCCCTGCCGGGCAGCGACCTGGACCGCACGAAGAACCAGCAGAAGTTCCTCGCGGCCCTGGCCAACCAGGCGGCGACGCCGGGCACGGTCATGAACCCCTTCAAGCTCTACCCCACGATGGGCGCGGGCCTGGACACGCTGATCGTCGACAAGGACATGGGCCTGTTCGACGTGGCGTCCATGTTCTGGGCGATGAAGGGCGTCACGGGCGGCGACGGCAAGTCGATGAACATGCCGCTCGCGGGCTCGACCGGCGGCAACCTCCTGTGGGACAAGGCCAAGGTCAAGCAGATGGTGGAGCAGCTGAACAACGACGAGAAGGTCACCGTGTCGGGCGGCTGA
- a CDS encoding acyl-CoA thioesterase, whose translation MTDLAPGAESEIPGKPTSASRTTLSHIMTHNDTNLLGTVHGGVIMKLVDDAAGAVAGRHSGGPAVTASMDEMVFLEPVRVGDLVHVKAQVNWTGRSSMEVGVRVLAERWNESTPAQQVGSAYLVFAAVDADGKPRGVPPVLPETERDRRRYQEAQIRRTHRLARRRAIKELRQARAAEGLDD comes from the coding sequence ATGACAGACCTGGCCCCTGGCGCGGAATCGGAGATTCCGGGCAAGCCGACTTCGGCGTCCCGCACGACTCTCAGCCACATCATGACCCACAACGACACCAACCTCCTCGGGACGGTGCACGGCGGTGTGATCATGAAACTGGTGGACGACGCCGCGGGGGCGGTCGCGGGACGGCACTCGGGCGGGCCCGCGGTCACCGCGTCCATGGACGAGATGGTCTTCCTGGAGCCGGTGAGGGTCGGCGACCTCGTCCATGTGAAAGCGCAGGTGAACTGGACGGGACGCAGCTCCATGGAGGTCGGCGTCCGGGTCCTCGCCGAGCGGTGGAACGAGTCGACGCCCGCGCAGCAGGTGGGATCGGCGTACCTCGTCTTCGCCGCCGTCGACGCGGACGGCAAGCCGCGGGGCGTGCCGCCGGTGCTCCCGGAGACCGAGCGGGACCGCCGCCGCTATCAGGAGGCGCAGATCCGGCGTACGCACCGTCTCGCGCGGCGCCGTGCCATCAAGGAGCTGCGGCAGGCGCGGGCCGCGGAGGGTCTCGACGACTGA
- the purE gene encoding 5-(carboxyamino)imidazole ribonucleotide mutase yields MTAPVGPVVGIVMGSDSDWPVMEAAAKALDEFEIPYEVDVVSAHRMPREMVAYGEEAADRGLKAIIAGAGGAAHLPGMLASLTPLPVIGVPVPLKYLDGMDSLLSIVQMPAGVPVATVSVGGARNAGLLAARILAAHDPELLGRMREFQQELNEQATEKGKRLRSKVESMGSGFGFGSGK; encoded by the coding sequence ATGACCGCACCTGTAGGACCTGTGGTTGGCATTGTCATGGGCTCGGACTCCGACTGGCCGGTCATGGAGGCCGCGGCCAAGGCCCTCGACGAGTTCGAGATCCCTTACGAGGTCGACGTCGTGTCGGCGCACCGCATGCCGCGCGAGATGGTCGCGTACGGCGAGGAAGCGGCGGACCGCGGCCTCAAGGCGATCATCGCGGGGGCCGGCGGCGCCGCGCACCTGCCCGGCATGCTGGCGTCGCTGACGCCGCTGCCGGTGATCGGAGTGCCCGTCCCGCTCAAGTACCTCGACGGCATGGACTCGCTCCTGTCCATCGTGCAGATGCCCGCGGGCGTGCCCGTGGCGACGGTCTCGGTGGGCGGCGCGCGCAACGCGGGTCTCCTCGCGGCACGCATCCTGGCCGCGCACGACCCCGAACTCCTCGGCCGTATGCGGGAGTTCCAGCAGGAGCTGAACGAACAGGCCACGGAGAAGGGCAAGCGGCTCCGTAGCAAGGTCGAAAGCATGGGTTCCGGCTTCGGCTTCGGCTCGGGAAAGTGA
- a CDS encoding dipeptidase, which translates to MADLQVDLDTTAEAGDLDRPAERTPEPPPISEPGPEPTAPEPPAPDPLRHARALLAAHPVADGYSGLPWALRGLPWYDLELGDSAVDADVPRLRAGGVGAQFWSVHVPEHIPEHIPDGITGDRVLGATLEQIDLVKHVVGGHSEGLRLARTASEVADARHCGRIATLIGPARAEAIGDSLATLRALHALGLVSLTLSGTSWAGPQGLTPFGEEVVRELNRLGVLAELSGASEATAHRVLTISRAPAVFTRSGARALRDAPANLPDDLLTALGAAKGLCLVPLAAEQTGSSISEVADHVDHVRRLAGPECVGLSGMYDTAVAHPEGLADTSRYPHLVAELVERDWSDDDLARLTWGNVQRVLRGADFAARAARERQRQQATG; encoded by the coding sequence ATGGCAGATTTGCAGGTCGATCTCGACACCACCGCCGAAGCCGGAGACCTTGACCGGCCCGCCGAGCGGACCCCCGAGCCCCCACCCATATCCGAGCCCGGACCGGAGCCGACCGCTCCGGAGCCGCCCGCGCCGGACCCTCTGCGGCATGCCCGTGCCCTGCTCGCGGCGCATCCCGTCGCCGACGGCTACAGCGGACTGCCCTGGGCGCTGCGCGGACTGCCCTGGTACGACCTGGAGCTGGGCGACAGCGCCGTGGACGCCGACGTGCCCCGGCTGCGGGCGGGCGGCGTGGGGGCGCAGTTCTGGTCCGTACACGTCCCGGAACACATCCCGGAACACATCCCGGACGGCATCACCGGTGACCGTGTCCTCGGTGCGACCCTCGAACAGATCGACCTCGTCAAGCACGTCGTCGGCGGCCACTCCGAGGGACTGCGCCTGGCCCGCACCGCGTCCGAGGTGGCCGACGCCCGCCACTGCGGCCGCATCGCCACCCTGATCGGCCCGGCGCGCGCCGAAGCCATCGGCGACTCACTCGCCACGCTGCGCGCACTGCACGCCCTCGGCCTGGTCTCGCTCACGCTCTCCGGTACGTCATGGGCGGGCCCCCAGGGGCTCACCCCGTTCGGCGAGGAGGTGGTGCGCGAGCTGAACCGGCTCGGGGTGCTCGCCGAGCTGTCCGGCGCTTCCGAGGCCACGGCGCACCGGGTGCTCACCATCTCCAGGGCGCCCGCCGTGTTCACCCGCTCGGGGGCCCGCGCGCTGCGGGACGCCCCGGCGAACCTCCCGGACGACCTGCTCACCGCGCTCGGCGCCGCCAAGGGCCTGTGCCTCGTGCCCCTGGCGGCCGAGCAGACGGGTTCCTCGATCAGCGAGGTGGCGGACCACGTGGATCACGTACGCCGTCTCGCGGGCCCGGAGTGCGTGGGCCTCTCGGGGATGTACGACACCGCGGTCGCGCACCCCGAAGGCCTGGCCGACACCTCGCGCTATCCGCACCTCGTCGCCGAGCTCGTCGAACGCGACTGGTCCGACGACGACTTGGCGCGCCTCACGTGGGGCAACGTCCAACGGGTGCTGCGCGGGGCGGACTTCGCGGCACGGGCGGCGCGGGAGAGGCAGCGGCAGCAGGCGACGGGCTGA
- a CDS encoding dipeptidase, whose amino-acid sequence MTSLDDARAFLADFPVVDGHNDLPWALREKAGYDIDRLDIAADQTGHLHTDIARLRAGGVGAQFWSVYVRTDLTGDAAVSATLEQIDCVDQLLTRYPKDLRRALTAADMEEARAEGRIASLMGAEGGHSINNSLATLRALHALGVRYMTLTHNDNIAWADSATDEPGVGGLSAFGHEVVREMNRSGMLVDLSHVAATTMRAALDTSVAPVIFSHSSSRAVCDHPRNIPDDVLERLPANGGVAMVTFVPKFVLQAAVDWTAAADENMRAHGFHHLDTKPEAMKVHAAFEESTPRPVATAATVADHLDHMREVAGIDHIGIGGDYDGTAFTPDGLDDVAGYPNLIAELLTRGWSKPDLAKLTWQNAVRVLGAAEDVARDEQSRRGPSNATLQQLDG is encoded by the coding sequence ATGACCTCACTGGACGATGCCCGCGCCTTCCTCGCCGACTTCCCGGTGGTCGACGGCCACAACGACCTGCCCTGGGCCCTGCGCGAGAAGGCGGGTTACGACATAGACCGCCTCGACATCGCCGCCGACCAGACGGGCCACCTCCACACGGACATCGCGCGCCTGCGGGCAGGCGGGGTCGGTGCGCAGTTCTGGTCGGTGTACGTCCGCACGGACCTGACGGGCGACGCGGCGGTGAGCGCGACGCTCGAGCAGATCGACTGCGTCGACCAGTTGCTCACGCGCTACCCCAAGGACCTGCGGCGCGCGCTGACGGCCGCGGACATGGAGGAGGCGCGGGCCGAGGGCCGCATCGCGTCCCTGATGGGCGCCGAGGGCGGCCACTCCATCAACAACTCCCTTGCCACACTGCGGGCGTTGCACGCGCTCGGCGTCCGCTACATGACGCTGACGCACAACGACAACATCGCGTGGGCGGACTCGGCGACGGACGAGCCGGGGGTCGGGGGCCTGTCGGCCTTCGGTCACGAGGTGGTCCGCGAGATGAACCGCAGCGGCATGCTCGTGGACCTCTCCCACGTGGCGGCGACGACGATGCGGGCGGCCCTGGACACCTCCGTGGCGCCGGTGATCTTCTCGCACTCCTCGTCGCGCGCGGTGTGCGACCACCCGCGCAACATCCCGGACGACGTCCTGGAGCGGCTGCCCGCGAACGGCGGCGTCGCGATGGTCACGTTCGTGCCGAAGTTCGTTCTCCAGGCGGCAGTCGACTGGACCGCGGCGGCCGACGAGAACATGCGGGCGCACGGCTTCCACCACCTGGACACGAAGCCGGAAGCGATGAAGGTCCACGCGGCCTTCGAGGAGTCGACGCCGCGCCCCGTGGCCACGGCCGCGACGGTCGCCGACCATCTCGACCACATGCGCGAGGTCGCGGGCATCGACCACATCGGCATCGGCGGTGACTACGACGGCACGGCGTTCACCCCGGACGGCCTCGACGACGTCGCGGGCTACCCGAACCTGATCGCGGAGCTCCTGACCCGCGGCTGGTCGAAGCCGGACCTGGCCAAGCTGACGTGGCAGAACGCGGTCCGCGTACTGGGTGCGGCGGAAGACGTGGCGCGCGACGAGCAGTCCCGGCGCGGCCCGTCGAACGCGACGCTTCAGCAACTGGACGGCTGA
- a CDS encoding alpha/beta hydrolase has product MSGELRALIAAPHPDVAPLPAPDPRVLRGIPYGEVDGGRPLELDLWLPEAGHGPAPLVLFVHGGAWRRGRRDDMGLRTRHWNPGPLARIAAAGFAVACVDYRLSGEARFPAPLDDLRAALRWLELRAPELGVDTARTVVWGESAGGHLASLLALDPEVSATGAVIWYAPSDLTVPRGPFDPLSAATPEALLLGAAPATVPDLARAASPVARVHRDAPPFLLVHGEQDTMVPASHSEALAARLREVGVHVELRTVPGADHGWYGAPDEAVEDVFARSLRFAQGLVS; this is encoded by the coding sequence GTGAGTGGAGAGCTGCGGGCGCTGATCGCCGCGCCCCACCCGGACGTCGCGCCGCTCCCGGCACCGGATCCGCGGGTCCTTCGCGGCATCCCGTACGGGGAGGTCGACGGCGGCCGTCCGCTGGAGCTCGACCTCTGGCTGCCGGAGGCCGGACACGGGCCCGCCCCGCTCGTCCTGTTCGTGCACGGCGGCGCCTGGCGGCGAGGGCGCCGTGACGACATGGGGCTGCGGACCCGGCACTGGAATCCCGGTCCGCTCGCGCGCATCGCGGCAGCGGGCTTCGCGGTGGCCTGCGTCGACTACCGGCTCAGCGGCGAGGCGCGTTTCCCCGCCCCGCTCGACGACCTGCGGGCCGCGCTGCGCTGGCTGGAGCTGCGGGCGCCAGAGCTCGGCGTCGACACCGCGCGGACCGTGGTGTGGGGCGAGTCCGCGGGCGGGCACCTGGCCTCGCTCCTGGCGCTCGACCCCGAGGTCTCGGCCACCGGCGCGGTGATCTGGTACGCCCCGAGCGACCTGACCGTCCCCCGCGGCCCGTTCGACCCGCTGAGCGCCGCGACCCCGGAGGCCCTGCTGCTCGGCGCGGCCCCCGCCACGGTGCCCGACCTCGCCCGCGCGGCCAGCCCCGTCGCCCGGGTCCACCGCGACGCCCCGCCGTTCCTCCTGGTCCACGGCGAGCAGGACACGATGGTCCCGGCCTCGCACAGCGAGGCGCTGGCCGCCAGGCTGCGGGAGGTGGGTGTTCACGTCGAGCTGCGTACGGTGCCGGGCGCCGACCACGGCTGGTACGGCGCGCCTGACGAGGCGGTGGAGGACGTCTTCGCCCGCTCGCTGCGGTTCGCGCAGGGGCTCGTCAGCTGA
- a CDS encoding quercetin 2,3-dioxygenase, with the protein MTIEYATRHRRSSRIPAEPGKPYVIEKGEGDRAHLFGDLITIYAGGEQTENGFNFFTVEGPRGNVIPAHLHPDTYEVFYVTQGAVRLFVEDLEGEQQEKLLTPGDFGFVPKNCPHAYRMERHHSQVVGVAAGPGGTFERFFENLGAPAEGLGLPREPVVPTPDKFATVPERYDVRFLPEHQWRTR; encoded by the coding sequence ATGACCATCGAGTACGCCACCCGCCACCGGCGCTCCTCACGCATCCCCGCCGAACCGGGCAAGCCCTACGTCATCGAGAAGGGCGAGGGCGACCGTGCTCATCTGTTCGGCGACCTGATCACCATCTACGCGGGCGGCGAGCAGACCGAGAACGGCTTCAACTTCTTCACCGTCGAGGGCCCCAGGGGCAACGTCATCCCGGCCCACCTGCACCCCGACACGTACGAGGTCTTCTACGTCACCCAGGGCGCCGTCCGCCTGTTCGTCGAGGACCTGGAGGGCGAGCAGCAGGAGAAGCTCCTCACCCCCGGCGACTTCGGCTTCGTACCCAAGAACTGTCCGCACGCCTACCGCATGGAGCGCCACCACAGCCAGGTCGTCGGCGTCGCCGCGGGGCCCGGCGGCACCTTCGAGCGGTTCTTCGAGAACCTCGGGGCGCCTGCCGAAGGGCTCGGGCTGCCGCGCGAGCCCGTCGTACCCACGCCGGACAAGTTCGCCACCGTCCCCGAGCGGTACGACGTGCGCTTCCTGCCCGAGCACCAGTGGCGCACCCGGTGA
- a CDS encoding MarR family winged helix-turn-helix transcriptional regulator has translation MHATGRNLPQLLGDARRWFEDALLATLEEAGEIHVSPTQAGLFAVLDEEGTTVSELARRMGVTRQTAHQAVHGLVAAGLLEQVPDPSSGRQRLIRRTAEGERTHREAELVLRRLEEVLADRIGPEATQALRAALEVPWGSPPVLGRPQA, from the coding sequence ATGCACGCCACCGGCCGTAACCTCCCCCAGCTCCTCGGCGACGCCCGGCGCTGGTTCGAGGACGCGCTCCTCGCGACCCTGGAGGAGGCGGGGGAGATCCATGTCTCGCCCACCCAGGCGGGCCTCTTCGCCGTACTCGACGAGGAGGGCACGACGGTCTCCGAGCTGGCCCGCCGCATGGGCGTCACCCGGCAGACCGCACACCAGGCGGTGCACGGCCTGGTCGCCGCCGGTCTCCTGGAGCAGGTCCCCGACCCGTCGTCGGGCCGGCAGCGGCTCATCCGGCGCACGGCGGAGGGGGAGCGCACGCATCGCGAGGCGGAGCTGGTCCTGCGCCGCCTGGAGGAGGTACTCGCCGACCGGATCGGCCCGGAGGCGACTCAGGCGCTGCGGGCGGCCCTTGAGGTCCCCTGGGGAAGCCCGCCGGTGCTGGGCCGCCCCCAGGCCTGA
- a CDS encoding CGNR zinc finger domain-containing protein: MNDRAPAPGDLALIQALVNTLDLESGADALDSAEGRAPFGISAGPGELAAARELRESLRVACLAHAGHGPHGPAPALSQLLAAAPLLVTVSEEDGSASLTPAEPSTLTSRVAAAIAEAVTAGTWSRLKACEAADCHWAYYDRSPAGRSRWCDMGVCGARAKMRAYRARKGAAGEG; encoded by the coding sequence ATGAATGACAGAGCACCCGCTCCCGGGGACCTCGCGCTGATCCAGGCGCTGGTGAACACCTTGGATCTGGAGTCGGGCGCCGACGCGCTGGACTCGGCCGAGGGGCGCGCGCCGTTCGGCATCTCCGCGGGGCCGGGGGAGCTGGCAGCGGCGCGGGAGTTGCGGGAGTCACTGCGGGTGGCGTGTCTCGCCCACGCGGGGCACGGGCCGCATGGGCCGGCGCCCGCCCTGAGTCAACTCCTCGCTGCGGCGCCGCTGTTGGTGACGGTCTCCGAGGAGGACGGCTCGGCGTCACTGACTCCCGCGGAGCCGTCCACGCTCACCTCGCGGGTGGCCGCGGCCATCGCGGAGGCGGTGACCGCGGGCACCTGGTCCCGGCTCAAGGCCTGCGAGGCCGCGGACTGCCACTGGGCGTACTACGACCGAAGCCCGGCCGGGCGGAGCCGGTGGTGCGACATGGGTGTGTGCGGGGCCCGCGCCAAGATGCGGGCGTACCGGGCGCGGAAGGGTGCGGCCGGGGAGGGGTGA